From one Streptomyces sp. ICC1 genomic stretch:
- a CDS encoding response regulator transcription factor — MAIRVVIADDQEMVRTGFRMILESQPDIEVVADVVDGEAALEAVAAHRPDVLLLDIRMPKLDGLEVTRRLSGTDSPRIVIVTTFDLDEYVHAALHGGASGFLLKDASPAMLVEAVRAAAVGDSLVSPAITVRLLREMAPRIPAAQAARRPAEPLTDREREVVRCLARGLTNAEIAGELFVSLSTVKTHLANVQAKLDARNRVEIAAWAWESGLAGTPA; from the coding sequence ATGGCGATCAGAGTGGTCATCGCGGACGACCAGGAAATGGTCAGGACCGGATTCCGGATGATCCTCGAGAGCCAGCCGGACATCGAGGTCGTCGCGGACGTCGTCGACGGCGAAGCCGCCCTCGAGGCCGTCGCCGCACACCGGCCCGACGTCCTCCTCCTCGACATCCGCATGCCCAAACTCGACGGGCTCGAAGTCACCCGCCGCCTCTCCGGCACCGACAGCCCCCGCATCGTCATCGTCACCACCTTCGACCTCGACGAGTACGTCCACGCCGCACTCCACGGCGGAGCGTCCGGCTTCCTCCTCAAAGACGCGAGTCCGGCCATGCTGGTTGAAGCCGTCCGGGCCGCCGCCGTCGGCGATTCCCTCGTCTCACCCGCGATCACCGTACGGCTGCTGCGCGAAATGGCCCCCCGCATCCCGGCGGCCCAGGCCGCCCGCCGCCCGGCCGAGCCGCTGACCGACCGGGAACGCGAAGTCGTACGCTGCCTCGCGCGCGGCCTGACCAACGCCGAGATCGCCGGCGAACTCTTCGTCTCCCTCTCCACCGTCAAGACCCACCTCGCCAACGTCCAGGCAAAACTGGACGCCCGCAACCGCGTCGAAATCGCCGCCTGGGCCTGGGAGAGCGGCCTGGCAGGCACCCCGGCGTGA
- a CDS encoding GNAT family N-acetyltransferase — protein sequence MDNTPLATCKSVRFVELNAKALRALADGDLAGGSAEAGIALDEHFVSDRARWIFDYRANQLAEDPSAAPWTTRAAVSVPDGVVIGDAGFHGPPDEAGMIEVGFTVVPAHRRQGYARAMLNALLARAAAEPGVKTVRARVKSDNSASLATLAGFGFTPVGEQGNQHDGLVIVFEIAADAIQAG from the coding sequence ATGGACAACACACCTCTCGCCACCTGTAAAAGCGTCCGCTTCGTCGAGCTCAACGCGAAGGCACTACGGGCTCTGGCCGACGGCGACCTCGCCGGCGGCAGCGCCGAAGCCGGGATCGCCCTTGACGAACACTTCGTCAGCGACCGAGCCCGCTGGATCTTCGACTACCGCGCCAACCAGCTCGCCGAAGACCCCTCCGCCGCGCCCTGGACCACGCGGGCCGCGGTCTCCGTACCGGACGGCGTCGTCATCGGCGACGCCGGCTTCCACGGACCGCCGGACGAGGCCGGCATGATCGAGGTCGGCTTCACCGTCGTGCCCGCACACCGACGCCAGGGCTACGCACGCGCCATGCTGAACGCGCTGCTCGCCAGAGCCGCCGCCGAACCCGGGGTCAAGACCGTGCGGGCCAGGGTCAAGTCCGACAACAGCGCCTCCCTGGCCACCCTCGCCGGCTTCGGCTTCACGCCCGTCGGCGAACAGGGAAACCAGCACGACGGCCTGGTGATCGTGTTCGAGATCGCGGCAGACGCGATCCAGGCCGGATAG
- a CDS encoding MarR family transcriptional regulator, with the protein MSNTSTSTDAAATPAAAPTDARALGLAHYAARGVLEHVLARHGVTFQQQIALRAAVTTDIPQTPDELIAQVQGSLKTGPADIRSTLDELLAGELLVTDGPHLLPTDAGRALFAAIGADTAPVTARVWGSIPTEDLATAGRVLALVTERANAELAKLTA; encoded by the coding sequence ATGAGCAACACCAGCACCAGCACCGACGCCGCCGCCACGCCTGCCGCCGCACCCACCGACGCCCGCGCCCTGGGCCTGGCCCACTACGCCGCCCGCGGCGTGCTCGAACACGTTCTGGCCCGGCACGGCGTCACCTTCCAGCAGCAGATCGCCCTGCGGGCCGCCGTCACCACCGACATTCCGCAGACTCCGGACGAACTCATCGCCCAGGTCCAGGGCTCCCTCAAGACCGGACCCGCCGACATCCGCTCCACCCTCGACGAACTGCTCGCCGGGGAACTGCTCGTCACCGACGGCCCGCACCTGCTCCCCACGGACGCGGGGCGCGCGCTGTTCGCCGCCATCGGCGCGGACACCGCACCCGTAACCGCCCGCGTCTGGGGCTCGATCCCCACCGAGGACCTCGCCACCGCCGGCCGCGTACTCGCGCTGGTCACCGAGCGCGCCAACGCGGAACTGGCGAAGCTCACCGCATAG
- a CDS encoding MarR family transcriptional regulator gives MSMSSPGPTPGFLVWRLANKWRVAVDRAVAPLDLTHAKYSLVASLYGMQQAGERPSQRRLADHTGLEALYVSKLARALESADLIERTRDPRDPRAVQLALTDRGLVVTRQAIAIVQDLHQQLLEPLGGPDTPRTRAFTNELRTLLAPPLAPSAPDDDHIEGTTP, from the coding sequence ATGAGCATGAGTTCACCCGGTCCGACGCCCGGCTTCCTGGTCTGGCGGCTCGCCAACAAGTGGCGCGTCGCAGTCGATCGCGCAGTGGCCCCGCTGGACCTCACCCACGCGAAGTACTCGCTGGTCGCGTCGCTGTACGGGATGCAGCAGGCGGGCGAGCGGCCCAGTCAGCGCCGGCTCGCCGACCACACGGGCCTGGAAGCGCTGTACGTGTCGAAGCTGGCGCGTGCTCTGGAGTCGGCCGACCTGATCGAGCGGACCCGCGATCCCCGCGACCCGCGCGCCGTACAACTGGCGCTCACCGACCGCGGGCTGGTCGTCACACGGCAGGCCATCGCGATCGTCCAGGACCTGCACCAGCAGTTGCTGGAGCCGCTCGGCGGCCCCGACACCCCGCGGACACGGGCGTTCACCAACGAACTGCGGACCCTGCTCGCCCCACCGCTCGCTCCATCCGCACCGGACGACGACCACATCGAGGGGACAACACCATGA
- a CDS encoding extracellular solute-binding protein, giving the protein MCLVSLTLTACGSGTASGGVTLRVVAAEYGDNPLNSSKPYWDSLAFEFERANPGVEVDVEVVSWSEVDAKVAAMVKDGNAPDIAQIGAYADYGEAGKLYPADELLSIRTEADFLAPLADAGKIRGKQYGMPFVASTRLLFYNQALLADAGVIPRDPSAQWQPRTWADLVTAAKKLKAAGVATPFALPLGPEEAQAESMMWMLSGGGGYTNDSDAYAIDSAENVKTFEFLRDKLVGQGLTGPVEPGRLDRQGAFDAFTRGEVGILNGHPTLIKQAQEKGIRIGTVALPTQDGSEPTAMGVADWAMAFKNGHAKEAGDFLDHLYEAKNVSAFTSKYGLLPVTTSGYQAMVRSPDPTATSLRVFLEALPASRLYPVGKKSWAGVSQDMKQNIGKAVEPGGRPATVLSDVATAARDAEK; this is encoded by the coding sequence ATGTGCCTGGTCTCCCTCACCCTGACCGCCTGCGGAAGCGGAACCGCCTCGGGCGGTGTCACCCTGCGGGTCGTGGCGGCCGAGTACGGCGACAACCCGTTGAATTCCAGCAAGCCGTACTGGGACAGCCTCGCCTTCGAGTTCGAGAGGGCCAACCCCGGGGTCGAGGTCGACGTGGAAGTGGTGTCCTGGTCGGAGGTGGACGCCAAGGTCGCGGCGATGGTGAAGGACGGCAACGCGCCCGACATCGCGCAGATCGGCGCCTACGCCGACTATGGGGAGGCCGGCAAGCTCTACCCCGCCGACGAACTGCTCTCCATCAGGACCGAAGCCGACTTCCTCGCCCCGCTGGCCGACGCCGGAAAGATCAGGGGGAAGCAGTACGGCATGCCGTTCGTCGCGAGCACCCGGCTGCTCTTCTACAACCAGGCGTTGCTCGCCGACGCCGGCGTCATCCCGCGGGACCCCTCCGCGCAGTGGCAGCCCCGGACCTGGGCCGATCTGGTGACCGCGGCGAAGAAGCTGAAGGCGGCGGGGGTGGCCACCCCCTTCGCGCTGCCCCTGGGGCCCGAGGAGGCGCAGGCCGAGTCGATGATGTGGATGCTGTCCGGTGGCGGCGGCTACACCAACGACTCGGACGCGTACGCGATCGACTCGGCGGAGAACGTGAAGACCTTCGAGTTCCTGAGGGACAAGCTGGTCGGACAGGGACTCACCGGGCCCGTCGAACCGGGCAGGCTCGATCGCCAGGGAGCCTTCGACGCCTTCACCCGGGGAGAGGTCGGCATCCTCAACGGACACCCGACACTGATCAAGCAGGCGCAGGAGAAGGGGATCAGGATCGGCACGGTCGCGCTGCCCACGCAGGACGGTTCCGAGCCCACGGCCATGGGCGTCGCGGATTGGGCGATGGCCTTCAAGAACGGCCACGCCAAGGAGGCCGGCGACTTCCTGGACCATCTGTACGAGGCGAAGAACGTGTCCGCGTTCACGAGCAAGTACGGCCTGTTGCCGGTCACCACCAGTGGCTACCAGGCCATGGTGAGATCCCCCGACCCCACGGCGACATCGCTCCGGGTCTTCCTCGAAGCGCTCCCCGCCTCCAGGCTCTACCCCGTCGGAAAGAAGTCCTGGGCCGGGGTGAGCCAGGACATGAAACAGAACATAGGCAAGGCCGTTGAGCCCGGAGGCCGACCCGCCACCGTCCTGTCGGACGTGGCCACCGCCGCACGCGACGCGGAGAAATAG
- a CDS encoding M9 family metallopeptidase, with protein sequence MHPFRISKTNARRLPALGAAVFILLGLFAPPSQAVSVGATAPAGAHASRAAGSAPRSIPVPKSPDAMSNGSRLRISSQDSAEESAPAPAPSPAPTVKPAPNVKSGKQSSAAAGDECGDLSGVINATGSALVQQLKALPRITCTYPLFNLTGENARKAFREAQMVTVANALRDASATYSGNNSTAIGQLVLFLRAGYYVQDNNADVVGDYGTALDGAALGALDAFFASPRSKDITDANGEIFNEVVTLIDSTHAAGRYAGVVKWMLGSYDGTWPGQMNLAMEHVEWVVENGFKAKNDDRGWRAALKADPSVLNTWAGFITRNSAQLNRLDVVSNVGRYLGFALDVPELKDRVRPLLKDLINRYPNVGPTAPITMNLGWYTRQYDKNNCAAYSICDLGDRVLPAILPIQHTCTPDLKIRAQDMSPGQLAGTCTSLVNQDAYFHRVIGDKGAIPGDVNTNLEVVVFDDYTQYSLYAWAIYNIDVDNGGMYEEGNPAAAGNQARFIAHEAHWLRPAFQIWNLNHEYTHYLDGRYNMAGDFEASLTTPTIWWVEGIAENVSFGYRGERNADAIAEAGKKTYKLSDLFDTVYGQDADPEVNSNRVYRWGFLAVRYMLQAHPADVETVLGKYRTGDWNGARAFLKQTIGTSYDAGFATWLTTTCATNDCGPLPEAPSTPVCTLSDPRQFDKNCRRDNLAAAAGNYSYHFVFLPAGVKQLTITSSGGTGNADLYYGGSTWATTGSHQAKSANAGNGETLTIDNPPSGWVYFSLAAAQDFSGVSVSTQSK encoded by the coding sequence ATGCATCCCTTCCGGATATCGAAGACCAACGCGCGCAGACTTCCCGCGCTCGGCGCTGCCGTCTTCATCCTGCTCGGCCTGTTCGCGCCGCCGAGCCAGGCCGTCTCCGTCGGCGCCACCGCCCCGGCCGGTGCGCACGCGAGTCGAGCCGCGGGCTCAGCTCCCCGCTCGATCCCGGTCCCCAAGTCGCCCGATGCGATGAGCAACGGCTCCCGCTTGCGGATCTCCTCGCAGGACAGTGCCGAGGAATCCGCACCGGCACCCGCACCTTCGCCCGCCCCGACCGTCAAGCCCGCCCCGAACGTCAAGTCCGGCAAGCAGTCCTCGGCAGCCGCCGGGGACGAGTGCGGCGACCTCTCCGGCGTGATCAACGCCACGGGCAGCGCGCTGGTCCAGCAGCTCAAGGCCCTCCCCCGGATCACCTGTACGTACCCGCTGTTCAACCTCACCGGTGAGAACGCGCGCAAGGCCTTCCGCGAAGCCCAGATGGTGACCGTCGCCAACGCCCTGCGCGACGCCTCCGCCACCTACTCGGGCAACAACAGCACGGCGATCGGGCAGCTGGTGCTGTTCCTGCGCGCCGGCTACTACGTACAGGACAACAACGCGGACGTCGTCGGCGACTACGGCACGGCGCTGGACGGCGCGGCGCTCGGCGCGCTGGACGCCTTCTTCGCCTCCCCGCGGAGCAAGGACATCACCGACGCCAACGGCGAGATCTTCAACGAGGTCGTCACGCTCATCGACAGCACCCACGCGGCCGGCCGGTACGCCGGCGTCGTCAAGTGGATGCTCGGCAGCTACGACGGCACCTGGCCCGGCCAGATGAACCTCGCCATGGAGCACGTCGAGTGGGTCGTCGAGAACGGCTTCAAGGCCAAGAACGACGACCGCGGCTGGCGGGCCGCCCTCAAGGCCGACCCCTCCGTCCTCAACACCTGGGCCGGCTTCATCACCCGCAACAGCGCGCAGCTGAACCGCTTGGACGTGGTCAGCAACGTCGGCCGCTACCTCGGCTTCGCGCTCGACGTCCCCGAGCTCAAGGACCGGGTCCGGCCGCTGCTGAAGGACCTGATCAACCGCTACCCGAACGTCGGCCCCACCGCGCCGATCACCATGAACCTGGGCTGGTACACGCGCCAGTACGACAAGAACAACTGCGCGGCCTACTCCATCTGCGACCTGGGCGACCGCGTGCTCCCGGCGATCCTGCCGATCCAGCACACCTGCACCCCGGACCTGAAGATCCGTGCCCAGGACATGTCCCCCGGGCAGCTGGCGGGCACCTGCACCAGCCTGGTCAACCAGGACGCGTACTTCCACCGGGTCATCGGCGACAAGGGGGCGATCCCCGGTGACGTGAACACCAACCTCGAGGTCGTCGTCTTCGACGACTACACCCAGTACTCGCTGTACGCCTGGGCCATCTACAACATCGACGTCGACAACGGCGGCATGTACGAGGAGGGCAACCCGGCCGCCGCCGGCAACCAGGCCCGCTTCATCGCCCACGAGGCCCACTGGCTGCGCCCGGCCTTCCAGATCTGGAACCTCAACCACGAGTACACCCACTACCTCGACGGCCGCTACAACATGGCCGGCGACTTCGAGGCCAGCCTGACCACGCCGACCATCTGGTGGGTCGAGGGCATCGCCGAGAACGTCTCGTTCGGCTACCGGGGCGAGCGCAACGCCGACGCGATCGCCGAGGCGGGCAAGAAGACCTACAAGCTCAGCGACCTGTTCGACACCGTCTACGGCCAGGACGCGGACCCCGAGGTCAACTCGAACCGGGTCTACCGGTGGGGCTTCCTCGCGGTCCGCTACATGCTCCAGGCCCACCCCGCCGACGTCGAGACCGTCCTCGGCAAGTACCGCACCGGCGACTGGAACGGGGCCCGCGCCTTCCTCAAGCAGACCATCGGGACCAGCTACGACGCCGGCTTCGCCACCTGGCTGACGACCACGTGCGCGACCAACGACTGCGGCCCCCTGCCGGAGGCCCCGTCCACCCCGGTGTGCACCCTCAGCGACCCCCGTCAGTTCGACAAGAACTGCCGCCGGGACAACCTCGCGGCCGCCGCCGGCAACTACAGCTACCACTTCGTGTTCCTGCCGGCCGGCGTCAAGCAGCTGACCATCACCAGCAGCGGCGGCACCGGCAACGCCGACCTGTACTACGGCGGCAGCACCTGGGCCACCACCGGCAGCCACCAGGCGAAGTCCGCCAACGCCGGCAACGGCGAGACCCTGACGATCGACAACCCGCCGTCCGGCTGGGTCTACTTCAGCCTCGCGGCCGCGCAGGACTTCAGCGGCGTGAGCGTCTCCACGCAGTCCAAGTAG
- a CDS encoding aldo/keto reductase yields MRYTLFGKTGLRVSELSLGTMTIGDDLGWGADRETSARIVDAYADAGGNFIDTANIYTDGSSERILGELLQGRRDEFVLATKYTCGTRAGDVNAAGNHRKNLVRSVEASLERLRTDHLDILWVHARDNFTPVEEVVRALDDLVRTGKVLYIGVSDWPAWEIAQAGTLAELRGWTAFAGSQLRYNLLERTPERELLPQARAFDLAVLAWAPLAAGKLTGKYRRGEGGRLDAWGVKVSPQEEEVINVVLEVAEQGGWTPAQVALAWLLGRPGNIVPIIAATKESQLADNLGCLDVRLDAEAVARLDEVSAVPLGFPHDFLREPSVVKTVYGDRWHEIEDRRTTYRRTATEVR; encoded by the coding sequence GTGCGGTACACACTGTTCGGCAAGACCGGTCTGCGCGTGAGCGAGCTGAGCCTCGGCACGATGACCATCGGCGACGACTTGGGCTGGGGGGCCGACCGGGAGACCAGCGCCCGAATCGTCGACGCCTACGCGGACGCGGGCGGCAACTTCATCGACACGGCGAACATCTACACCGACGGCAGTTCGGAGCGGATCCTCGGCGAACTGCTCCAAGGGCGGCGCGACGAGTTCGTCCTCGCCACCAAATACACCTGCGGGACCCGTGCCGGCGACGTCAACGCCGCGGGCAACCACCGCAAGAACCTCGTGCGATCGGTGGAGGCCAGCCTGGAGCGGCTGCGGACCGATCACCTCGACATCCTCTGGGTGCACGCCCGCGACAACTTCACTCCGGTCGAGGAGGTCGTGCGCGCGCTGGACGACCTCGTGCGCACCGGAAAGGTCCTGTACATAGGCGTTTCGGACTGGCCGGCCTGGGAGATCGCGCAGGCGGGCACCCTCGCCGAGCTGCGGGGCTGGACCGCGTTCGCCGGTTCACAGCTGCGCTACAACCTGCTGGAGCGGACCCCGGAACGCGAACTCCTGCCCCAGGCCAGAGCATTCGACCTCGCCGTGCTGGCCTGGGCCCCGCTGGCCGCCGGAAAGCTCACCGGCAAGTACCGCCGGGGCGAGGGCGGGCGGCTGGATGCCTGGGGCGTCAAGGTGTCCCCGCAGGAGGAGGAGGTCATCAACGTCGTCCTGGAGGTAGCCGAGCAGGGCGGCTGGACCCCGGCCCAGGTGGCACTGGCCTGGCTCCTCGGCCGCCCCGGCAACATCGTTCCGATCATCGCGGCCACCAAGGAGAGCCAGCTCGCGGACAATCTCGGCTGCCTCGACGTCCGCCTCGACGCCGAGGCCGTCGCCCGCCTCGACGAGGTGAGCGCCGTGCCGCTCGGGTTCCCGCACGACTTCCTGCGGGAGCCGTCCGTCGTCAAGACCGTCTACGGCGACCGCTGGCACGAGATCGAGGACCGGCGCACCACCTACCGCCGCACGGCAACCGAGGTGCGCTGA